From the genome of Nicotiana sylvestris chromosome 2, ASM39365v2, whole genome shotgun sequence, one region includes:
- the LOC138883927 gene encoding uncharacterized protein produces the protein MYNAAANGLVEAFNKTLCNLLKKVISKSKRDWHDRMEEALWSYRATHRTPTQATSYVLVYGVEVVLSLERQIPSLRLAIQEGITDEENARLRLEELEALDEKRLEAQQSLEWYQARLSRAFCKRVRPRPFQESSLQNGMGHMSCKKVIQVGLTSWLMQMA, from the exons ATGTACAATGCAGCCGCCAATGGTCTAGTcgaggcattcaacaagactctatgcaacttgttaaagaaagtcatctccaaatccaaacggGATTGGCATGACCGTATGGAGGAAGCTCTATGGTCATATAGGGCAACTCACCGCACGCCAACACAAGCGACCTCTTATGTACTCGTTTATGGAGTTGAAGTCGTCTTGTCACTCGAGCGCCAAATACCTTCATTACGATTAGCTATTCAAGAAGGCATTAccgatgaagaaaatgctcgacttcgattagaagagttggaggctcttgatgagaaaagattggaagctcaacagagtcttgaatggTATCAAGCTAGATTGTCTCGCGCCTTCTGTAAAAGAGTTCGCCCAAGACCCTTTCag gaaagttcacttcaaaatgggatgggtcATATGTCGTGCAAGAAGGTtattcaagtggggcttacaagctggttgatgcagatggcgtga